In Methanomassiliicoccales archaeon, the sequence CTTCACCTGCGTGAGGATCCATGATAATCTTCGTCACCATGAATGCCGTTGGTCCATTGGGATCACAGTTCATCATCGCCTTTCCGATCTCTGAATCGAGATCCCCTTTCCAGATAATTGGTATCCTGATTTTCTGGGCATCAAGGGGATTTGGAATGTGATGGATAACTGCATCAAGAAGCACCTCGTGAAGGGGTGATCTTTTTGCAAGCGTCTTTTGATCGTTGTTCTTGCAATACTCATAAATGTCATTGAATGAAATCTTGCTTTTCTTCATATATGGGACGGAAATTGCCCATTTATTGAACGCAGATCCAAACGCAACGCTTCCATCCTCTACTTTCACCTGCCATGTCTTGTTAAACGGCTCAGGGAGGAACTTCGAAATCCTCCTGTTCACTTCGGTGATTATTGCAATGAAACGTTGCTGCATCTGCTGTGGCGTGACCTTCAGTTCATTGATCAGCCTGTCAACTTTATTGATGAAGAGAATCGGCCTGACCCTTTCTTTTAGGGCCTGCCTGATGACAGTCTCAGTCTGAGGCATCACGCCCTCAACGGCGCAAACAAGAATGATCACACCATCGAGCGCTCTCATAGCTCTCGTCACATCGCCTCCGAAGTCGACGTGACCTGGTGTGTCGATCAGATTGATGAGATATTCCTCTCCATTATAAGTGTGGACCATTGAGGCATTTGCAGCGTTGATCGTAATTCCACGAGCCTGTTCCTGTTCATCATAGTCGAGCAACAACTGTTTCCCCGCCAGCTCTTCAGACATCATTCCTGCGCCAGCGATCAGGTTGTCGCTCAATGTCGTCTTACCGTGATCGATGTGAGCTGCCGTTCCAATGTTGCGAATATGCTTGGGATCAAGCATCAACTTCTGAGCTTTCTTGATATTGTCTTCTTTACGACCCATATTGAACCACCATAAAAATCAGTTACATGAAATTCTGAATCATCGTGCTGATGCCGCCACGCGTTCGATTTCTTCTTTCTTAGAAACGGAATAGCTATTCATATCGCCTTTTGATGCAAGAATGAGTTCATCAGCAAGACAGTCTTCGATCGATTTCTTGCTCTTGAAACTTGCCGTGATGGCACCGACTGCAATGTTTCTCAACGCGATATCAAGCCGCCTTGACGGTGAAATGTCAACGGCCTTTGGCACCGATATTCCTCCAAATTGCAATCGCGTAATTTCTTCCCTAGGTGCCGCATTTTCGATCGCTTCGATGAGGACTTGAATTGGATTCTTCTTTGTCTTCTCTGAAATGATCGCAAATGCCTTCTTGACGGTCGTGTATGCCTTTGTCTTTTTCCCAGTGAAATCTTCAGTCCTCATCATGTTGTTAATAAGTCGTTCGACAATGTTGACCCTCGCTTTCCCAAACCACTTGTTGGCATGCTTTCCGCCGGAGTGCGGAACA encodes:
- a CDS encoding 30S ribosomal protein S7; amino-acid sequence: MPEDLQSKLQAGQLNSQSPMRQLLLFGLYDTSGVVIKDSGLAKYIDLTPILVPHSGGKHANKWFGKARVNIVERLINNMMRTEDFTGKKTKAYTTVKKAFAIISEKTKKNPIQVLIEAIENAAPREEITRLQFGGISVPKAVDISPSRRLDIALRNIAVGAITASFKSKKSIEDCLADELILASKGDMNSYSVSKKEEIERVAASAR